The genome window TGCACAGCTACATCTAGGATAAAATCTACACCCTTGTGGCACATCAGAAAAATCAGGTACTCTTCCAGGTATTGTAGATAGTTCGTCCTTTTTTCTACAAACTTGTGGGATAGAATCTATTAGTGCTTTTGTATATGGATGTTTTGGATTCCTAAATAAATCATAAACTGAAGCTCTCTCTACAATTTGTCCGCTGTACATAACATATACATAATCACAAGTTTCACATACAACGGCTAAATCATGGGTTATTAAAAGTATTGAAGAATCCATAGTATTTCTTAATTTCTTCATGAGTTCAAGAATCTGGGCCTGTATTGTCACGTCTAAAGCAGTAGTAGGTTCATCTGCTATTATTAACTTAGGTTTTAATATTATTGCAATAGCTATTACTATTCTTTGATTTAAGCCACCTGATAGTTGATGTGGGTAATCATTGTATCTTTTTTCTGGTTCTGGAATCCCCACCGCCTCAAATATTTCAATTACTTTCTTTTTAGCTTCCTTTGAATCAATATTTAAATGAATCTTAAGAACTTCTTTAACTTGATCTCCTACCCTATGGAGTGGATTAAGAGCTGCCATGGGTTCTTGAAAGATTATTGATATGTCTTTACCTCTAATATTTTTCATTTCTTTTTTTCCCAACTTCGTCAATTCTATACCATCAAATTCAATACTTCCTCCTAGAATCTTAACTGGCGACGATAGTAATTGAATTATTGAAAGGGCAGTCATACTTTTCCCGCAACCAGATTCACCTACTAATCCAACTATTTGATTTCTATATATATCCATATTAACGCCATTCACAAATTCAATAGATTTTTTCTTTGTATTAATCCCAATTTTTAAGTTTTTAATATTAACTATATTATTCATATTATCACCTAACATCCCTTGTTGAAGAATCTAGCATATCTCTTAGACTATCTCCTAAGAAGTTAAAACTCATTGCAATAATTAATATGAAAACTCCTGGTGCAATTGAAATCCAAGGGGCATCAAACAAGTATGTTCTACCTTTAGATACCATTACTCCCAAACTCGTAGCCGGTGGTTGAGCTCCAAATCCTAAAAAACTTAACCCTGCCTCAGCCAATATAGCCTGGGGTACTTTCATAGTATAAAGTACTATTAAAGTAGAAATTATATTTGGCAAAATATGACGATACATTATTGTGAATTTACTCACACCCATTGACTTAGCAGCTTCTATATATGTATTTTCTTTCAATGCTATAGTTTCTGCCCTTACAACCCGTGCTATTCCTGCCCAACCAACAAGTACCAAAGCTAAAAATAAGTTGAACAAACTAGGTCCAAAGTTATAAACAATTGCCATTGCCAATATAATAAATGGAAAAGAGAGTATGATATCAACAATTCTCATAATAATTGCATCTACAATTTTTCCAGATAATCCCGATAAAACCCCTACAATAGTTCCAATTATCATATTAATAGTAGTAGGAGCAAAGCCCATTATTAATGATGTTCTAGTAGCAAAAATAATTCTACTAAATATATCTCGACTTAATTCATCGGTCCCTAAAAGATGTTCTAAGGAAGGTCTTGACATATTGTTTTCAAAATCTGTTGCTATGGGATCATATGGGGCCACTTTACTAGCAAATATAGCTATAAAAATCATTAATGTGATTATTAATAGACTTGCAAACCCTAGTTTCTGTTCTGCTATAAATCTTACTAGTACATTTTCTTTTTTTCTTTTGATTTTAGTTTTAATATCTACCCCTCCTTAGGGACATTAAAATAAATAACTGGAGTTGTACAAATTTTAAATAGCTAAAATCACCAACTCCTTTTACCCATAAAAAAAGCATTTCAAATTATAACTAAAAAATACTCTATTTCTTTAAACTTTAAGCAATATTTTAATACGTATTAATCATATCGAATTCTCGGGTCAATTAGGGCATATATAATATCCGCCATTAAATTACCTAAAATTATTAGTGAAGTACTTAAAATAATTGTTCCTTGCAGAAGTGGCATATCCCTATTAGTCAATGCTGATATAGACAATGTTCCTATTCCAGGTATACTGAATATATTCTCAGTAATCATCGCTCCACCAAGTAAAGATGTGACTTGAAGGGCAATAATAGTTATAACCGGTAAAATAGAATTTTTTAATGCATGAAATATCACTATTTTTAAGCTGTTTTGTCCTTTACTAATAGCTGTTTTAATATAATCTTTACCCATAGTCTCGATCATATTAGCTCTTACCAGTCTAGAAATCGAGCCTGCCATACCCCATCCCAAGACAATGGATGGAAGTATCAGATGGATTGGTTTATAGAATCCAGATATTGGAACAAGTTGCAGCTTATAAGCTACTAAATATTGTAATAATATGGCCATCCAGAAAGAAGGGGTAGAAATCCCAAAAACTGAAAAAGCCATAATCAATTTATCTAGAAAAGAATTCTTTCGTAAAGCCGCAATTATACCCGATGGTATGCCTATAATCCAAGCTACCATAGTTGCCGCAATAGTAAGTTTAATTGTATTTGGCAAAGCATTAGCAATTAGCTCTCTAACCGGTTGATTCATTACAAAGGAAGTTCCCATGTCCCCTTTAATCAAATTTTTTAAGTATTTTATAAACTTTATATGAACAGGGTCGTTTAGATGAAGTTGTTCACTTATCCTTTTAACAACTTCAGGATCTATTCTTTCACCCAAAAGAACACTTACAGGATTCCCAGGTATTAAATTCATAAGCACGAAAGTAAGAAATATAACTCCTATTAAAATAGGAATTGTAATACAAATTCTTTTTGTAATGTACTTAGTCATAATTTCTCCTTTCTTGAACATTAATTAAAAGCATAACCCTGCGGTTATACTTTTAATTAATTTTTTATCAATATTATTTATTATATGCTGGATCAATTTCTACATCATAGGTAGATCCTGCGGCCCATCCTTGCCATGATAAATGAAAGTTTTTAAGTCTTGGGCTTACTACCCATTCACCTTTGGTGGATGCAAGTGGAAAATAAAGTGCCTCATCTTGTGTGATCACTTTCTCTAACTCTTGATAAGATTTTATTCTTTCTTCTGGATCTACTGTAACATCAGCAGCTTCGATAGCATCACTAAGTTTTTTTCTTTCCTGTCCATAAAATTCTACTTCATCATCATTTATTGTATAACTACTAAAGAATTCTCCAGGGTCTGGTGCCCCTGCAGTCATTGGTCCTACAGTTATTCCATATTCATTATTATTTCTATCTCCTCTAATATCCCAATATGCTCCCATATCAACATTCTTAATCTGTACTTTAATTCCAATTTGTGAAAGCATTGATTGAAGTGCTTCGTTTATTGAATGTGTATATTTACTTGCACCATTTTGTAATAAAACCAAATCAAATCCATCAGGA of Maledivibacter sp. contains these proteins:
- a CDS encoding ABC transporter permease; amino-acid sequence: MKTKIKRKKENVLVRFIAEQKLGFASLLIITLMIFIAIFASKVAPYDPIATDFENNMSRPSLEHLLGTDELSRDIFSRIIFATRTSLIMGFAPTTINMIIGTIVGVLSGLSGKIVDAIIMRIVDIILSFPFIILAMAIVYNFGPSLFNLFLALVLVGWAGIARVVRAETIALKENTYIEAAKSMGVSKFTIMYRHILPNIISTLIVLYTMKVPQAILAEAGLSFLGFGAQPPATSLGVMVSKGRTYLFDAPWISIAPGVFILIIAMSFNFLGDSLRDMLDSSTRDVR
- a CDS encoding ABC transporter ATP-binding protein; amino-acid sequence: MNNIVNIKNLKIGINTKKKSIEFVNGVNMDIYRNQIVGLVGESGCGKSMTALSIIQLLSSPVKILGGSIEFDGIELTKLGKKEMKNIRGKDISIIFQEPMAALNPLHRVGDQVKEVLKIHLNIDSKEAKKKVIEIFEAVGIPEPEKRYNDYPHQLSGGLNQRIVIAIAIILKPKLIIADEPTTALDVTIQAQILELMKKLRNTMDSSILLITHDLAVVCETCDYVYVMYSGQIVERASVYDLFRNPKHPYTKALIDSIPQVCRKKDELSTIPGRVPDFSDVPQGCRFYPRCSCAMDICKSKKPELYYIEDNHEVRCFLYKNRNENNE
- a CDS encoding ABC transporter permease; the protein is MTKYITKRICITIPILIGVIFLTFVLMNLIPGNPVSVLLGERIDPEVVKRISEQLHLNDPVHIKFIKYLKNLIKGDMGTSFVMNQPVRELIANALPNTIKLTIAATMVAWIIGIPSGIIAALRKNSFLDKLIMAFSVFGISTPSFWMAILLQYLVAYKLQLVPISGFYKPIHLILPSIVLGWGMAGSISRLVRANMIETMGKDYIKTAISKGQNSLKIVIFHALKNSILPVITIIALQVTSLLGGAMITENIFSIPGIGTLSISALTNRDMPLLQGTIILSTSLIILGNLMADIIYALIDPRIRYD